In a genomic window of Arachnia rubra:
- a CDS encoding methionine ABC transporter permease translates to MPLLELSFNEILQALDPAIKETLIMVGMSSVATVLLGLPLGVVLFTTQRGGIIANPVLSVALSTIANITRSIPYAILMLSLIPFTRWLVGSSIGPQAACVSLTIGAVPFFARLVESALRDVHSGKVDAAHAMGSTRMQTITKVLLPEAAPSLVAAVTTTVVTLVGYSAMAGLIGGGGLGRLAYNYGYQRFEPTVQLVTIAILVGMVQLIQVLGDVVIRYVDHR, encoded by the coding sequence ATGCCTCTGCTTGAACTGAGCTTCAACGAGATCCTCCAGGCTCTCGATCCCGCGATCAAGGAGACCTTGATCATGGTTGGCATGTCGAGCGTCGCAACCGTGCTCCTGGGGTTGCCGCTCGGGGTGGTGCTGTTCACCACGCAACGCGGCGGGATCATCGCGAACCCGGTGCTCTCGGTCGCGCTCTCGACCATCGCGAACATCACCCGGTCCATCCCCTACGCCATCTTGATGCTGAGCCTGATCCCGTTCACCCGCTGGCTCGTCGGCTCCTCGATCGGTCCGCAGGCAGCCTGCGTCTCCCTGACGATCGGGGCCGTGCCGTTCTTCGCCCGGCTGGTGGAGTCGGCGCTGCGCGACGTCCACTCAGGCAAGGTGGACGCAGCCCATGCCATGGGCTCCACCCGGATGCAGACCATCACCAAGGTGCTGCTCCCAGAGGCTGCGCCATCGCTGGTGGCGGCTGTCACGACGACGGTGGTCACCCTGGTCGGCTACTCCGCCATGGCGGGGCTGATCGGCGGCGGCGGCCTGGGGCGCCTGGCGTACAACTACGGCTATCAGCGCTTCGAGCCAACCGTTCAACTGGTCACCATCGCGATTCTCGTGGGAATGGTTCAGCTCATCCAGGTGTTGGGAGATGTAGTGATCCGTTACGTCGACCATCGCTGA